Proteins encoded together in one Megalops cyprinoides isolate fMegCyp1 chromosome 20, fMegCyp1.pri, whole genome shotgun sequence window:
- the rpl22l1 gene encoding LOW QUALITY PROTEIN: 60S ribosomal protein L22-like 1 (The sequence of the model RefSeq protein was modified relative to this genomic sequence to represent the inferred CDS: substituted 1 base at 1 genomic stop codon) yields the protein MAPKCAFCLSIXKKQAVVKKDKKRAYWKFTLDLTHPVEDGILDSGNFETFLKERVKVNGKTGNLGNVVQIARLKNKITVTSEKQFSKRYLKYLTKKYLKKNNLRDWLRVVASDKESYELRYFQISQDEEESENDE from the exons ATGGCGCCG AAGTGCGCATTCTGTTTGTCTATTTAGAAAAAGCAAGCCGTTGTCAAGAAGGACAAAAAGAGAGCTTATTGGAAGTTCACCCTTGACCTCACCCACCCGGTTGAGGACGGAATCCTGGACTCCGGGAACTTT GAAACCTTTCTGAAGGAGAGGGTAAAAGTCAACGGCAAAACTGGAAACTTGGGCAATGTTGTCCAGATCGCCCGACTGAAGAACAAAATCACCGTCACGTCAGAAAAGCAGTTTTCCAAGAG gtACCTGAAATACCTCACCAAGAAATACCTGAAGAAGAATAACCTGCGTGACTGGTTGAGAGTAGTGGCCTCAGACAAGGAGAGTTATGAACTGCGCTACTTCCAGATCAGCCAGGATGAGGAGGAGTCTGAGAACGACGAGTGA